The Crassaminicella indica genomic interval GAACTAGCTCTAGCCCTGGAAAAACTCAAACTATTAACTTTTATGAGATAAATAAACAGTTTCGATTTGTAGATTTGCCAGGATATGGTTATGCTAAAGTAGCTAAAGCTAGCAAAAAACAATGGGGAAAAATGATGGATACATACTTAAATAATAGAAAAAATCTGATAGATGTTTTTCAGCTTGTAGATATTCGTCATGCTCCTACACAACAAGATAAGCATATGTATAGCTGGATTAAGCATTTTGGCTTTAATGGTATTGTTATTGCTACAAAATTGGATAAAATAAAAAGAGGCCAAAGACAAAAGCAGCTAAATATTATACGAAAAGAGCTTTGCATGGAAAGTGAAGATATATTATTGCCTGTTTCTTCAGATACTAGAGAAGGAAAAGAAGAGCTTTGGCAGTTCATTACTGAAATTTTTAAAGTAAATGGATTTGATTTTGAAGCAGAGCAGACAATTAAGTAAATCAAAAAACACTATGTATTTACAACTACATAGTGTTTTTTAAATATTTTTCTATTTCTTCAGCAACTGACTTTATACTTTCATCTTTAAAAGGAGAATCTAAATTGGCAAGGTCTACTAATTCTAAAAAGGATTTACTTCCTCCAGCCCTACAAAGCTTTAGATAATCTTTCCATGCTCTATCAAAATCATCTCTTGATTTTTTTAAAAATTGGAATGCACAGATTTCTGCTAATACATAATCAATATAATAAAATGGATTTTTAAATATATGTCCCTGTTGGTACCAATACCCCCCATTTTCTAAAAATTCATTTCCATCATAGTCCCTATGAGGAAGATATTTTTTCTCTATTGCTCTCCACATATTTTTCCTTTCCTTCGGTGTTGCATTTGGATGTTCATATACATAATGTTGAAATTCATCTACAACAACACCATAAGGAATAAACAAAAAAGCTTCGGTTAAATGACCAAACTTATATTTCTTCACATCTTCAAAAAATAGTTCCATCCACGGATAAGTAAAAAACTCCATGCTCATAGAATGTATTTCACAAGCATCTAAAGTCGGAAAATGATATTCAGGTATATCATACTGTCTACTTTCATAAACTTGAAAAGCATGACCTGCTTCATGTGTCAATACATCTATATCATCTCCCGTACCATTAAAGTTTGAAAATATAAAAGGAGCTTTATATTTAGCAATATATGTACAATATCCTCCTGGAGCCTTTCCACTCCTGCTTAAAGCATCTATCAATTCATGCTCCATCATGTATTCAAAAAATATTTTCGTTTCATTAGATAATGCTTCATACATTTTCTTTCCAGCTTGAAGTATCGCCTTAGCATCTCCTTTAGGTTTTGCATTCCCATCTAAAAATATAAGGATTTCATCATAATATTTCAAGCTTTCTAAATTTAATCTCTTTCTTTGCTTTTCTCTTAATTTTGTAGCCACAGGCACAATATATGCTTTTACTTGCTCTCTTAAAAATTTAACCATGTCTGCATCATAATCTGTTCTAAGCATACGAATATAACCAAGCTCCACAAAATTGTCATAGCCTAGCTTTTGAGCCATAGTTGTTCTTACCTTTACTAACTTATCATATATTTCATCAAACTTTTCTTCATTTTCCTTGAAAAAGTTATATTTTGCTTCATTAGCTCTCTTTCGCAGCTTTATATCCGATGACATTTGAAAAGGTCTTAACTGTGGAAGAGTTCTCTCTTTCCCTTCAAAATATATTTTAGCTGATGATAAAAGCTTAGTATATTCGCTCATCAGCTTATTTTCAAGCTTTAAATCATCAATAATCTCTGGTGAAAAGCTCTTCACCTTAAGCTTTGCAATATTAAAAAGCTGCTCTCCCCATTTTTCCTTTAAATGCTCTTTATATTTTGAATTCACTAATGCATCATAATATTTGGCAACTAATCCTTCATAAATAGGACTATTTTCATCAAAATAGTTTTGTTCCTCTTCATATGCTTTATCTTGGGTATTTATCGTATATCTGATATAAGCAATCTGCTCCATAGACTCAAATTCATTTCTTAATTCATTAATCTTTAGCATCAAAGCATCTTGTTCTTTGTAATTTTCTGCTTTAATAAAAGCATTTAACAATTGATTAAATTGTTCCTCAAAAGCTTTTATATCAGGTCTTTTGTATTCGTATTCACTGAATTTCATCATTTCACCTTCCTAACCAAAAACTGTATTTATTTTTTACACTCAACACTCATAAAAATAGTTCATTCCATGAAAAAATAATAAACCTTCAAAACTCACTTCATTAAGAAAATGAAGGTTATTATATTATACTTAACAAATATATTATAACATAATAGCTGATACAAAGATTATCTATCCACTTTTTATATATATTTCTAGCTTGTAAATTTTTTGTAATCGTAGTATCATAAAATCAAATAGAATATTCCAAAAGCTAGGGGAGCTGGTAAAACCAGCTGAGAGTAAGAATGTCGATTCTTTGACCCTTTCACCTGATCTGGATCATGCCAGCGTAGGGAAGCAATACATAAAGTAAAATGATTGCACTAATCCTTGTTGGATGAGTGCTTTTTATTTTTATCAATAAAATCGGAATGCTTATTTCTCTTCATTCTTAAGAAAGGAGCAATAATATGAAGCATTGTTTAACTATTGCAGGATCTGATAGCAGCGGAGGTGCAGGAATTCAAGCAGATTTAAAAACATTTTCAGCCCACGCTACATTTGGTATGAGTATCATTACAGC includes:
- the yihA gene encoding ribosome biogenesis GTP-binding protein YihA/YsxC; this translates as MKIKSAEIIISAVKEEQYPQDDLPEIALAGRSNVGKSSLINLLVNRRKLARTSSSPGKTQTINFYEINKQFRFVDLPGYGYAKVAKASKKQWGKMMDTYLNNRKNLIDVFQLVDIRHAPTQQDKHMYSWIKHFGFNGIVIATKLDKIKRGQRQKQLNIIRKELCMESEDILLPVSSDTREGKEELWQFITEIFKVNGFDFEAEQTIK
- a CDS encoding M3 family oligoendopeptidase, with the translated sequence MKFSEYEYKRPDIKAFEEQFNQLLNAFIKAENYKEQDALMLKINELRNEFESMEQIAYIRYTINTQDKAYEEEQNYFDENSPIYEGLVAKYYDALVNSKYKEHLKEKWGEQLFNIAKLKVKSFSPEIIDDLKLENKLMSEYTKLLSSAKIYFEGKERTLPQLRPFQMSSDIKLRKRANEAKYNFFKENEEKFDEIYDKLVKVRTTMAQKLGYDNFVELGYIRMLRTDYDADMVKFLREQVKAYIVPVATKLREKQRKRLNLESLKYYDEILIFLDGNAKPKGDAKAILQAGKKMYEALSNETKIFFEYMMEHELIDALSRSGKAPGGYCTYIAKYKAPFIFSNFNGTGDDIDVLTHEAGHAFQVYESRQYDIPEYHFPTLDACEIHSMSMEFFTYPWMELFFEDVKKYKFGHLTEAFLFIPYGVVVDEFQHYVYEHPNATPKERKNMWRAIEKKYLPHRDYDGNEFLENGGYWYQQGHIFKNPFYYIDYVLAEICAFQFLKKSRDDFDRAWKDYLKLCRAGGSKSFLELVDLANLDSPFKDESIKSVAEEIEKYLKNTM